DNA sequence from the Cohnella herbarum genome:
GGCTCGTCGCGGTATCCGCCGCGGGTAACCGGCTCGTCCCATTTGCTTCGCGCAACGGACAGCATCTCCGAAGAAATATCGATTCCGAATACGCTGAAGCCCGAACGGGCAAGCGGAATCGTCATATTCCCCGTTCCGCAGCCGAGATCCACGACCGTCTTGGGAACGCCGTATTTATCCCAGCAACGACGAGCGAAGCTCATCCATTCGGAATACGGCATTTCCTCCATCAGTCGGTCGTATACCGCAGCGAACTGCCGGTATGTACGCATGCTTGTCTCCCCAGTCTCCGTCAAATGTCTCCCGAAAGCTAAGCCTCCGTTTGTTCGTTTTCCGTCTTCGGCCGATCCTCGGATTGCTCCTCTGTCGTAACCAAATGCGTCCAATTTCCCTTCTGAACGATTAGGCCTTCCTTCATCAGCTTGCCCAGCGCCCTCTTGAACGCCGATTTGCTAAGCTGGAAACGGCGTTGGATGTCTTCTGCGCTCGTCTGATCGGAATACGGCATTGCTCCGCCGGGTCGTTCCTTAATGAAAGCCAGAATACGATCCGCGTCTTCCAGACGTCCGACTTCTTTGCTTGCCCGAATGCTTAGGGAAACCCTTCCGTCTTCCCTAACCTGCGTGACCCTGCCGCAAAACTTCTGACCGATCCGAAGCGGGTGCGTCATGGATGCGTCGTTGATATAACCTAGCGCCCCTAAACCGATCAATCCGCCGTCTACCAAAGTAAACACGCCATCGCGAAAGACGTCCGTAACCCAGCCTTCGCGCATTTGATTAAGCCACGAGGTCGGAGCCCGGAAGATATGCGGGGAAAAATCATCGATCTTCGCTAAGCGAGCGAGCATGCGTCCTTCCTTATCCTGCTTCATGACGACGAATAGCTCGTCGCCCTTCTGGGGCCACACGTTTCTGCGCTCGGGAGGAAATTGCTTCATCGGCAACAACAATTGACGACCGATTCCCATCTCTAGAAAAAAGCCGAAATGAGGATGGAAATCCGCGACTTCAAGCTTAGCCATTTCACCCAATACGATCAGTGGCTTGCGCAAGGTTGCTGTTATGCGCTCCTTGTCGTCGTGAAACAGAAACACTTCGATTTCCGTATCTACTTCAGGCCGATTTCCGACGGCTTCCCCGTAAGGTAGATGAACTTCGGGACCTTCTTCGGGACCGAATCCGAGAAACCAGCCATAAGGAGAAATCTCTCTTCGAACCCATAATCGCTGCAAAGTACCAGCGGTCAAATTCATACGGATTCAACTGCCTTCGCATCGGACCATAGACGTTCCAGGTGGTAATACTCCCGCTCGTCGCGATGGAATACGTGCGCCACGACATCTCCCATATCAACAAGCACCCATCTCGCGGTATCCATACCCTCTAGACGTACTCTTTTGCCGCTAAGCTCCGCGCTTTTCCGAATTTCCGTCGCGATGGACATTACTTGCGTATCCGAATTCCCGTGGCAAATCACGAAATAATCCGCGATCAGCGAGATACCTTGCAAGTTCAAAGCCACGACATCGTGAGCTTTCTTTTCTTCCGCCGCGTTAAGTACCGCTTTCAACAATTGTTCCGAGCTTCCTGCCATGTCTCAGCCTCCGTTATCTATTTTATTGATTCGCTTGTTTGAATTGCACAATGAGATCGTTCCTTGCCAGTACCGTTAACGGAAAAATACGTTTTCCCCGCTCCGCCAGTACAGCTATCGTCGAACCGAAAGCCGAGATGAGCGCTTCCTCCAAGCTAAACTCGGCTAGCTCCCGCAACTTGTTCACGCCCGGAAAATCTCTCCCCGGTTCTATATAATCCGCTAAACAAACGATTTTGTCCAGCTTCGTCATGTTTACGCGTCCGGATGTATGGTAACGAATCGCGTCCAGAACCTCATCATCGGTAATGCCATGCTCGGCCTCAACCGCCCAAGCGCCTACATGCGCATGCCACAGCTCCTTATCGAATACGAGCAAGTCGGGAGACAGGTTCTGTTCGCGTATAATGGTTTCCATCCGATCGATCGCCCATGCTTTGGAGTAATCGTGCAATAGCGCCGCCAGCTCGGACTTCCTCTCGTCTCCGCCGTAACGCTTAGCCAACTTGATCGCCGTCTCGACGACCCCGAGCGTATGCTTCCATCTTTTCTCGGGCATCTGCTGGCGGGTAGCTTCCCTTAAAGATTCAAGATTCATATAAGCCATTCCTTTGGATGAATTCGGCGACCGAGTCCGGTAACATATAACGAATCGAACGTCCTTCTTTGACCCTTCGCCGGATATCGGTGGACGAAATGCCCATCGGAGGCATCGCTGCCCTCTGAAGCCGATTCCGAATGAAGTCGGGCAGCTGTTCCTCATCGCCCGGCTGATCCGGTCGTTCAAGGCCGATGAACGTTAATCGTTCAGCAAGTTCATCGATTTGCCGCCAATTCGGCAAGTCCTTTACCATATCGGAACCGACGATCCAATAGAACATCAAGTTTCGATGTTGTTGTTGCAGCGCGGTCACCGTTTCAATCGTATAGGACGTACCTTCGCGCTGCAGCTCGATTTCGTTGAGCTTGAAATTCCGATTGCCGGCGATCGCCTCTTCAAGCATCCGGCGGCGCATGCCGCTATCTGCACCGGGTTGCGGCTTATGCGGGGGCGTATTCGTAGGAATAAACCAGACTTCCTCCAGATTGGCCGACTCAAGGGCGGCTTGGGCTGCCAGCAAGTGGCCGTTATGGACGGGGTCGAAAGTTCCGCCGAGCAAACCGATTTTACGCATTGGCCCTAAGTCCTTCCGATCCTTATTTGCGTGGTAACACGATCTGCTTGTGGTCTTTGGATTCCTTGTATAAAACGATCGTTTTGCCGATGACTTGCGCCAGCTCGCAGCCCGATTTCTCGGCAAGCTCCGCTCCAATTTCACGCGGGTCGTCGTCGTTATTCGTCAGCACGGATATTTTGATTAGCTCGCGTACTTCGATCGCTTCTTCGATGTGGCGAATCAGATTGTCGTTAACGCCGCCCTTGCCGACTTGGAAAATCGGGGTAAGGTGATGGGCGAGCGATCTAAGGTGGCGTTTTTGTTTTCCTGTTAACATTAATTTTCCTGCTTTCTATTGTGAAAATAGCGCTGAGACTCTAGATTCTTAATGTCAGGATTACGAAAAAGGGTTGGCACTCCGCCGCTTGTTAATATGCGGGTACAACTCGATTTTAAAGGCGGACGTAAACTCTCCGTACCAATCCCTATTTCTCCACCCTTCCAAGAATCTCAAAGAGTTCAAAATCAAATATTCTTTTCTCATACAAAACCTATTTTACAAACGACTCAAGAACGACCTCGCGCATCGCTTCCACCGGGGCTGGCTGGCCGGTCCAATATTCGAAGGCGTAAGCGCCCTGGTAGATGAACATGCCCAGACCGCTGTGGATCTTACAACCGACCTGCTCTGCTTGCAGCAAGAACGCGGTCTTAAGGGGATTGTAGATCAGGTCGCTTGCGACCGAGCCTGACTTGAGCCATGTCGGATCAATCGGAAGCTCGTTGACGTTCGGCGACATTCCGACGGAAGTCGTATTGATGACGATATCCGCGTTCGAGCACGCTGCCCGAAGATCGCCCCAAGGGAGCGACGATATCCGATAATCCGGAGAGAACGACGCGGCAAGCTCCTTTGCTTTCGATTCCGTACGATTGGCAATTAGGATCGCCGCTGGATTCTCTTGGGCTAACGCCCAGAGAATGCCTCGAGCCGCGCCTCCGGCACCTAATACGACGATCGTTTTACCGGCTATGTCCGGTTCGGCTTCTTCCTTCAAGGAACGAACGTATCCGATACCGTCCGTGTTATATCCGATCAATCGGCCATTGTCGTTGACGATCGTGTTAACGGCGCCGGCCGCTTTCGCGCCTTCGCTGATCTCGTCGAGATACGCCATAACTTCGATCTTGTGCGGAATCGTAACATTTAACCCTCTGAATCCTAATCCCCGAACTCCCGCGATCGCATTCTCCAATTGATTCGGTTTGACGTGAAAAGCCGCGTAGGCTCCGTTGACGTTTCGCTCCCGAAAAGCGCGATTCAACATGATAGGCGATTTAGAATGGCGGATGGGATCGCCTATGACTCCGAATAATACGGTATTACTGTCCATCGAGGCATTACTCCTCTCTCTCCCGAAGAGGTAATTGACTATAAAAGGTAGTTCAAAGGATGCTTTCCCTCAGCATCACTTTAATTCCGCGCGGAGCGTGTACGTCTACGACCGCTCCCGATTTGCCGTTCGCTTGAATCCACCCTAATCCGGAGATGAAGATATCTTGCTTCGTATTCGGCGGAATTCTCAGACGATGGCGGGTCCATGCCGGGAAGGTTTCCAGATCCTCCGTGCTAGGAGGACTTAGCATAACGCCTCTATGCTGTTCGTACAATTCGTCGGCCCGTTCAAGCTTCGTCCGATGAACGGTAAGTCCGCTCGACATGTTGACCGTGAACGATTGGCGTTCCCCTTCCAAGAAGTCGAACCTAGCCAACGCCCCCATAAACAACGATTGCTTTTCATTTAGTTGATACGTTAACGGTTTAAGCGGTTTATCCGGCAACAGAGCCGCCAAGTCTTTGCGCGGAATGATTTCCGACATTCGCCATGCGTAGACGATCCCCGGCGTATCGATGATGCTTTTGCCGTCGTCAAGCGGAATATGAACGGCATCGAGCGTCGTTCCCGGATAACGGGAGACGGTGAGCTCGCGCTTCAGATCGCTATAATCGGAGATCAGACGATTGATTAACGTGCTCTTGCCGACGTTAGTCGCGCCGACGACATAGACGTCCTTGTTCTGACGATACGTATTCACGGCTTCTACGACGCGGTCGAAGCCGATATTTTTGCGGGCGCTGCACAACACGACGTCGGCGACTTTCAGCCCTTCCTCGCGCGCTTGTTTCTGCACCCAATTCCGTAATCTGTTCCAGTTCGTAACCGGCGGCAATAAATCGATCTTATTCACGACAAGAAGAATCGGATTTTGACCGACGAAGCGCTGCAAGCCGGAAATTAAACTGCCTTGAAAATCGAATAAGTCTACGATATGAACGACTAAGCTGTCCGTCGATGCGATTCCGCCCAGCAATTTAAGAAACTCGTCCTGATCCACCGCGACGGAAGAGGCTTCATTATAATTTTTGATCCGGAAACAGCGTTGGCACACCGCCTCTTCCTTATCGATGGAAGAAGCCGGCACGTATCCCGGTCGTCTCTGGTCTTCGCTTTGAAGCGGTATTCCGCAGCCTGCGCAACGAGGAGGCTTCTGTTGTTCTGCTATCATGATTTACGTTCTCCCTTATCCGGCCATAGCCCTTTTCTTCGCAATCTGGCTAGAGCGATCTTCTCTATCCGCCTATTGATTTGCGTCGCCCAGCCTTCCTCGCTCGGAGCGATCGGCGTCACCAGAATCGTATGCAGTCCCGCGCGCCGTCCTCCCAGCACATCGGTGAGCATTTGATCGCCTATGACAACGGTATGTCCAGGATCCAGTTTCAGCAAACTCAGTGCGCGACGAAAGGCAGCTCCGGCCGGCTTGCGCGCCGCGGGAATAAACGGAATACCGAGCGGATCGGCGAATTTCCCCACTCTCGTCTTATTGTTATTGGAAAGAATGACAACTTTAAAACCCCGTTCCTTGACGATATCCAACCAACCGACCAGTTGGGGAGTGGCAAGCGGGGTTTTGGCGCCCACTAGGGTGTTATCGAGATCCGTAATAATGCCGCGGACTCCTCTTGTTTTCAATTCATCCAAATCAATATCAAAAACGGTATTTACGATTTGATCGGGAAGCAAACGCTTGAACATCTTGATTATTAACTCCTGTCTGTTAACGGCTAATCTTCCTCAAAATATACCACACCCCCACTGACTAAGTAAAACGTACTCGCCGTCCCGAAGATGGCGGTACGCGTTTGTGACGAGCGATCGGATGAGGATTGAGGCCTAGGATTTTTAACCTTTTAGGTTCGTTTCTTGCAAAAAAAACGGGAAAGCACGGGCAGCCCGTGCCTTCCCTTTGTCTCAACGTTACTTCAATCCGTGCGGCTTATTCCACTAAATTTACTACCACTATAATGCTTTACGGATTTTAGTAGCCACATCGGTAAACTCATGAAGCAGTTGGCTATTCCCGTTATCATGTCCGTAACGCGCCTTCTCGAACGTCGTTAACGCTCCGTCGAATTCATTACGCAGCGAGGAGAACTTATTCCCCCATCGATTAAACGTTTCTCTGATGGTCTCGTGCGATTCCCTGCGCAATCCTTGGCGTTGGAGGAAGGACAATAGTTTCTCCATCTCTCGTACGACTCTTTGATTAGGCGTGCTCCCCTTATGACGAATGCGATCCCATAACTTCTTCGCGCGTTTGCTTCTGTAACCGACGAATACGATAGCAACGATAATCAGGACAACGCCGAGAGCGCCTGCAGGAACGATCCAATCTTTGTTCTTTTCCACCGTTCCCGTTTCCGCTGGAGTTACTTCCTCAACGACTTCGGTACTCGGTTGCAGCACTTCCCCTTCCGGTAACGGTTGAGGTACGGAAAACCCGGAGGTCGGTTCGAACGGAATCCAGCCGTATCCTTCGAAATAAACCTCTGCCCAGGAATGCGCGTCCGCGTTACGGACCGTATAAGTACCCGCTCCAGTAGGATCGGGAGCTTCATCCGGCCCGCCGAAGCGAGCGCGCTCCAAGACGGAAGGATCATAACCGGTAGAGTAACCTTTGACCCATCTTGTCGGCAATCCGATCGAACGAGCCATGACGACGAACGAGGTCGAGAAGTAATCGCAATAGCCTTCTTGAATTTCGAACAAGAAAGCATCCACGATATCGCCGTTCGTCCGATTCGTCTGACGGGTGACATCCGGCGTATTCGTATAAGGGAACGTTTCTTTCAAATATTGCTCAAGCTTCTTCGCCCGATCGTAATCGTTCGTTAAACCGTTCGTTTGCTCCTTGGCCAGATCCCGGACCCGCTCCGGTAAGCTGTCCGGCAATTGGAGGTAAGGAGCGAGATCAAGACTGCTACCCGAAGACGGAGCAAGCTCTCTTAATGCCTTCTCGTCAAGAACCGCGACTTGCGAAACGACCGAGTACGATTGAACGGTCGACGATTTCCCCCACCGCAGCTCCCACTCTAGCGGATTCCATCTGAGGCCGTTGTTGTTGTCGCTCTTCAGCTCGATGACGGACGATACCGGTCCGGCTGCGAACAGCACGGGAAGCTTGCCTTTCCGTTCGATCTTTACGGTCTGAACGACTTCGACCGTCTTAAGGCCTTCGGCTCTAGGCGGCGTAAGTTCCAGCGTTGGAACATCCTCCGGATCTCCGATCCCCGCGGGAACGAGCTCGGGATTCTTGAGATCCCCCCAGCCTTTGCCCGTATAGATTGTCTTCGTCTCGCCTCTCCAGTAGCTGCGTTGCGACGTCGTTATCGTCATAACCGGAGAGTAGTCGAATTGAAACCCTCCGCCGATTTTGCGATCGTCCCTGCTGTACCCGGATAACGAGGAGCCTTTACTGCCGGACGAGCTAACCTTCTGGACGCCGCCCTCCCCCGAGAAGACGGGTACCTCGCGTCCCTGCGCTTCCGTCCAGATCGTATAAGGATCTTCGAGAATGACGGGAGCCCGCGGCATTAAGACACCGGCTAGAAGCACGATCGTAATGATGATAACAGCGGGGAACGCGATATCGAGCGGCCTTTCGGCCATCGCTTCCCAACTATCCGGATGTCTGACCTGAAGTTGTCTAAGATGAAGAATGACAAGCCAGGCGAGACCGGCTGTAACGATCCAGGCAATATTGTGCCACAATTCCAGCGGAAAGAACGAATCGACGGTCGCCATGACGGCGATAGACAGTACGACGACGATAATGGCACCTACCCGCCTCGTACCCAACCATGCCAGAACGTGGACAGCGGCAACGACCCCGAGAGCCAATTCGAAGAAAGGGTGCAGCTCCGAAGCGTGAAACGAGATAAAATCGCCGATATTGCCCCAGCTTCTCCAGCTTTCGGGCCAACCACGCCATTCTACAGGCATTTTCCACAATATCATGCCAATGATTGAAGCGATTTGAACGACGATTCGGATGCCGAATAGTCGGGACATCAACAATTCCGTAACCGCCGTTACCGTTAATACGCCGTATATAATCGAATACGTTTCTTCCCACCAATAGTCGGAAAAGCATTGAATGAGTTGCAATACGATAACGAGCGCCAAAATCCTATGAAGGCGCTCCAGAACTAGGCGACGCCAGAATTGTCCGGATACCCGCAATTTCATGCCGTCACCGCCCCTAATGCCAACGGCAGCTTCTCAAGCTGGGAAACCGTACAAAACTCCCATTGCTTGGACTGGCACAACGTTTGCCATTGCCTAAGTTTTCCGGCTTCTTCCGCCGACGGATGCTTATCCGATATATGAATGACGCTTGGCACCATTCTCCTGCTCTCAAGGGTGCTCATAGCCCCGACCGTCTGATCGTCCGTAGACGACCCAATGATCACGATATGAATGCCGGGTTCGTATCTCTCCGCGACTTGGCATAATACGTCCCCAAGCGATTTCGTGCCGTCCGCTTCAACGTCTACGAGATGCTGGAGAACCTCATCCCGGGAGACGGGCGTTCGGCCTTCGCCGAACCAGTAGGAAGTCTCTCCCGAAGAGACGAAGCCGAGCGGCATTCCTTTCGCGATCGTTAATTCAAGCAGAGACGCAGCCACCGATACGGCGAGCTCGAAATGGTCCGCTACGGAATAGGAAGAAAGATTGCGATCCAGCACGAATACGACGCGGGGTAGCGCTTCTCTCTCGAATTCTTTCGATTTCCATTGCCCGGTCTTGGCGGTTGCGTTCCAATGAATCCGCGAAAGCCGATCCCCGTGGATGTATTCCCTTACCCCGTCGATCTGCGTCGTCTCTCTTGCCCACAACGAAGTGAACGTATGCTGGAACACCCCGCGCTGCGATCTGCGGAATAAACGCCAGTCCTTCAACGCTATCGTTCGCGGCAACACTTGGAGATGTAGCGGTTGGGCGAAAGAGCCTTTATGCTCGAACAATCCGAAAATATCTCTCGTCGAACAGTCGGTTTTATGGAATTGGTATCTGCCTCTTCTAAGCGGAGCCGTCTCAAAATGAACTTCTCCCCGGCGCTTGTAATCCGGGACGAAGGACATTTCGTACAACTGAGATTCTCCGCCGGTGGAACGGACCAATTTCTCTCTAACGATGACGTAAGGCAATGGCCAGAATCCGGGAATCTGCATGCGCAGCTTAACCTTTAGTCTCATCCCGGCGGTCAGAAGAGCGGAGTTGCCTTCTCCCGAGTCCGTTATCCGCATGCCTTGCACGCCGCCGATTCCGCTCCAGCGACCGAGCATTAAATAGGCTCCGAGCGCGTTTAAGATTACGAATAGCATGAGCGAAGTTTTGCCGCCCTGAAACAATAAATAACAGAGAGCGACTGCATATAGAATGGCGCTTAACCACCACGCACGCGGTAAATACAGGCGCGACATGATTATCGCTCCATTCCTACGGGCACCGGCAACAGCCGCAGAACGTCCTGCAGTACTTGTACCGTCGTAACGCCCTGCATCCTGGCTTCCGAGCGCAGATGCAATCTGTGGCTTAGTACGAGCGGCGCCATTGCCTTGACGTCATCCGGCAATACGAAAGCGCGATGATTAAGGAACGCATAGGCTTTAGAGGCGGAAGCAAGCGCAACCGCGGCCCGGGGACTTGCGCCGAGCAACACCGCCGAATGCTGACGAGTTCCGCGGATCAAGGCAATCAAATAATCGGCGACGGTCGTTTCCAAATGGATGGCCTCCGCCAACCGCTGCATCTGGGAAACGTCGTCAACCGTAGCGACGGCCTTCAACGATTCGGCCGCGCGGCTTGCGCCCGGCTCTAGAACAAGACGTTTCTCCGATGCTTCGTCTGGATAACCGAGTTTGATTTTCATCAAGAAACGATCCAACTGCGCTTCCGGCAAACTATATGTCCCTTCGAATTCTATCGGGTTTTGCGTAGCGAACAGCATAAAAGGATGAGGAAGGATATGCGTTTCCCCGTCAACGGATACTCTCCGTTCTTCCATCGCTTCCAGCAAAGCGGATTGCGTCTTCGTCGTTGCCCGGTTGATCTCGTCGGCAAGCAACAAATTGGCCATTACCGGGCCGGGTCTAAATACGAATTGTTCAAGTTTAGGATGATAGATAGAAACGCCCGTTATATCGGTAGGCAATAAATCCGGATTGCACTGAATGCGATGAAACACGCCGCCTATCGACAGGGCCAGCGCTTTAACCATTTGGGTTTTTCCCGTGCCCGGTACGTCTTCGATGAGCACATGACCGCCGGCAAGCATCGCGGTAAGCATGGAGGCGATTTCTTCTTTCTTTCCGTAAATACACGATTCCATATTTCGTCTAATTTGATCTAGTAGTTGCATCGCGGCATGATGATCCATTCTCGTTCCTCCTATGGAATCTACTTTGATGTATTTATATAGTCCTTTTTTTATTATACCTGAATTTGGATGGGATCGTAAATTTTAGTTTCTTCCAAAAATCAATAGTAAAACAGCCAAACCTCCACCGTCAACGGCGACCGCAAAAAATAGGACAATCCAATAGTCACCAATGGATGACAATGGATTGCCCTAAGCACAATCAACGAAAAACTATACGTATCTTAACCGCCCATCCTCTTCCGCAAGCTCGATAAAGACGGGACGCTCGTCCGGCGTGCTGTTCGGAGCGTGCAGAGTCAACAAAATTTTCCCCTCGAACGTTCGGAAAATCATGCCGTGACCGCCATCGTTCTCGTAAATCGGCTCGGGCTCCTGAACCCATGGACCGAGAATTCCGCCGGATACCGATCGAGCGATCCCTTGCGCGTAACGTCCTTGCCGGAAGCTCGACCATAAGAGCAGCAACTCGCCATTGTTGCAACGATAAGCGTAGGGCCCGTCGGTGACGTAACCCGCTCCTCCCTTAACCGCATCGACCCATGACGCATCTAGCGCGGAGAAGAGCAAGATCGGCTCTCCGATCGCCCGGTCTAATTCAGGAGATAAACGTGACGCGCAGACGGTTCCGTTCTTGACTTGTACCCACTCATGGCAGAAGACGATCCATGGCGTACCGTCTTCGTCGACATACAAGGTACCGTCCAAGCATTCCCAATCATGGGGAGTCACCGGCCCATCGCTATGGGGAATAAATGGGCCTACAGGTTGATCGGCAACCAAAATTTGCGTACCTCTGCATACGCCTTCCGCTTTGAATGTAGCGAACATATAATATTTGCCGTCGTAAGCATGAACTTCCGGAGCCCAATAATTCGTATCGGACCAGAAATCGGGTTCGGGGCGAAAAGCGGGGAACGGTCCCTCCCAATCTTCCAAGTCCCGACTCTTGTAAACGTCGAATCCGATCGCCTTGCCCTTCCAGATGTTCGGATCGGTAGAACCATATAAATAATAGCACCCTTCGCTTTCCTGCTTGAGTACGAATGGATCGCGCATCTGAATTTGTTCTTTGGTCAACGCCACGATAATCTTTCCTTTCCTGATAAGCTATTCATAGGTCGGGAGGATGACGCCCGGAGCCGATTCGATTACGAAACTTCCTTCTTCGAATCGTAAAACCTCGTTGCCCGCGATGCGAAACGGGATCTCCCGTTCCTCCAACCGAACGATTCCTTCGACCGGTCGAACGGACATGCCGACAATGTTGCGCAATAGCCCCGAGCGATCGGTAGCGATCCGAACGCCTGCGGGAAACCGGTATTTCAATCGGCCGTCTTGATAGATCGAGCATTCCGACCGCGTGTTATGAAGTTCAAATCCGATTCCGTCTACGGTTCGGCAATACGCCGTTTCATCCGCTAACTTTTGTCCATGGTCCAACGTCTGCGGAAGCAAACCTGTAAACCAGAGCTCGCCATCCGGCGTCGGCACGATACCGCTCAACCGCTCGATATAATCCAGAACGCACAAAATCGCCGGAGAATAAGTCTCGGTATATCCTTCTTCGCCCGTCCAAGGACTCAGACATTGACCGAATCGGGTCATCCGCGAGATCGCGGAAATAATCGGTTGCATAATCCAGGTGAGCTCCACATGACGTCCATGACTTTCGAAGGCATGCGGAGCCCGGATCAAGCTTAAGAAATTAACGGCGCCGCCCCACGTGTTGTAGCTCGTAAACGGATCGAAGCGGGGATCATCCATGGCGATCGACGTTAACGGGTATTTTGCGAAAAATTTACGGGTATTCAGCAAGTAACGTGATAGCGAAGAAGCGAAGAAATCGTCGTCTCCGACCTCGCAGGCAAGCACGCGCAAGAGGACGTCGGACTGAATACGATTAAACCTACCGTTGTTGTCCACGTCATAGAAGAAGCCGTCCGACTCATCCAAGCAATGAGCGTTCAGACTTCGCAGCGTCGCGGCGGCTTTGTTTTTCCATACTTGGGCTATGTCGTCCTGCCCTAGTTCGCGAGCCATCCGGGACAAGTAACTCCGACTGCAATACACGCTTGCCGTTAGATCCGGGGCGAGCAGCGGCAAGATCGGCGAATGCGGATCGTAACGCTTAGGATCGTCCTGCTCCGGCGTATCCGGCACGTGCCAGAATCGCGGCGACAAGTCGTGCCCGGTATCGAACGTACAGAATGCTTCCACGCATCCCGTACCTCTCGTATCGCGATACTGCGCCAGCCAGTCGTCGAACCGCGCAAGCGATGTATACATTTTGTTCAAGAAAACGCGATCCCGCCCGTTCAACATATAGTGATTCCACGCGCTCCTGGCCGGAGGCGTGACCAATTGAATTTGCTTAAAGACGGCGCCGTCCGCCGTCACTTTATACGGAATCAAGCCATCCTCGCGCTGCAGCTCGGCAAACTGCGCGAACGTGGACTGAGCCGTGTCCGGGCAATATCGCGCCAAAATTTCCGCATTGATCGTACCGGTGCTTTCCAGCCAGCAACCGTGATAGACGCCTCCTTCCTGCAGGATAGGCCTACCCTGGCCGTCCGGCTTGATGCAATCCCCGAGTTTGGCGACGGCGTGATCGAATACTTTCTCCAATCGAGCGGGCGAAGAAGCGAATTTAACGCCCAAGCGGGCAAATTCAGCTTGAAACGACTGAGCGATATTAGAGTTCCGCTGCATCGATATGCCTTGCGAATCCTTGTCCCGCAATTTCTGCAATACTGTGGCCATATGCTTACGCTCCTTTGTCCGATGCGTTAGCGATTATATTCGGACGGGCTGTACCCGGTAATCGATTTGAACACCTGACTAAAATAAGTAGAATTCTGAAAGCCTACCCTCTCGCTGATTTCGTAAACCATGTATTTTCCCGTGCCGATCAATTCGATCGCTTTGCGGATTCGATATTTGTTGAAATAGGTTACGAACGGTTCGCCGGTAACCCGTTTGAACAGTTGACTCAAATAATTCCGGTTCACGTGGAGATTCGCCGCGATTTGTTCTAAAGAAATATCCTCGTGATAACATTTTTCTATATATTCCTTAATTACTCGTTCGACCAACGCATTGCTCTTTTTGCCGACCTGATCGTCCCGGTTCAGAGCGATCAGACGCGCTATCGCATCGTCCATCCCCTCCAGCATTTGCCTGGCGGAGCTGGACCGGTTTAATTTGAGCAACAGGTCTTCGAGACCCGGACCCGACGTTTCCTCCTGCATGTCGGAAGTTTGCGTAGCTATCCACAAGGCGCTTGCGATCCCGGAGCAAACCCCTTTGCATACCGGAAGAGATACGTTGCCGCCCGCCATTTCCTTGGCCAGCCGATTCCATAGCTCAT
Encoded proteins:
- a CDS encoding CvfB family protein; the protein is MNLTAGTLQRLWVRREISPYGWFLGFGPEEGPEVHLPYGEAVGNRPEVDTEIEVFLFHDDKERITATLRKPLIVLGEMAKLEVADFHPHFGFFLEMGIGRQLLLPMKQFPPERRNVWPQKGDELFVVMKQDKEGRMLARLAKIDDFSPHIFRAPTSWLNQMREGWVTDVFRDGVFTLVDGGLIGLGALGYINDASMTHPLRIGQKFCGRVTQVREDGRVSLSIRASKEVGRLEDADRILAFIKERPGGAMPYSDQTSAEDIQRRFQLSKSAFKRALGKLMKEGLIVQKGNWTHLVTTEEQSEDRPKTENEQTEA
- the nadD gene encoding nicotinate-nucleotide adenylyltransferase, with the protein product MRKIGLLGGTFDPVHNGHLLAAQAALESANLEEVWFIPTNTPPHKPQPGADSGMRRRMLEEAIAGNRNFKLNEIELQREGTSYTIETVTALQQQHRNLMFYWIVGSDMVKDLPNWRQIDELAERLTFIGLERPDQPGDEEQLPDFIRNRLQRAAMPPMGISSTDIRRRVKEGRSIRYMLPDSVAEFIQRNGLYES
- the yhbY gene encoding ribosome assembly RNA-binding protein YhbY: MLTGKQKRHLRSLAHHLTPIFQVGKGGVNDNLIRHIEEAIEVRELIKISVLTNNDDDPREIGAELAEKSGCELAQVIGKTIVLYKESKDHKQIVLPRK
- the yqeK gene encoding bis(5'-nucleosyl)-tetraphosphatase (symmetrical) YqeK, with protein sequence MNLESLREATRQQMPEKRWKHTLGVVETAIKLAKRYGGDERKSELAALLHDYSKAWAIDRMETIIREQNLSPDLLVFDKELWHAHVGAWAVEAEHGITDDEVLDAIRYHTSGRVNMTKLDKIVCLADYIEPGRDFPGVNKLRELAEFSLEEALISAFGSTIAVLAERGKRIFPLTVLARNDLIVQFKQANQ
- the rsfS gene encoding ribosome silencing factor, which gives rise to MAGSSEQLLKAVLNAAEEKKAHDVVALNLQGISLIADYFVICHGNSDTQVMSIATEIRKSAELSGKRVRLEGMDTARWVLVDMGDVVAHVFHRDEREYYHLERLWSDAKAVESV
- the aroE gene encoding shikimate dehydrogenase; its protein translation is MDSNTVLFGVIGDPIRHSKSPIMLNRAFRERNVNGAYAAFHVKPNQLENAIAGVRGLGFRGLNVTIPHKIEVMAYLDEISEGAKAAGAVNTIVNDNGRLIGYNTDGIGYVRSLKEEAEPDIAGKTIVVLGAGGAARGILWALAQENPAAILIANRTESKAKELAASFSPDYRISSLPWGDLRAACSNADIVINTTSVGMSPNVNELPIDPTWLKSGSVASDLIYNPLKTAFLLQAEQVGCKIHSGLGMFIYQGAYAFEYWTGQPAPVEAMREVVLESFVK
- the yqeH gene encoding ribosome biogenesis GTPase YqeH, which codes for MIAEQQKPPRCAGCGIPLQSEDQRRPGYVPASSIDKEEAVCQRCFRIKNYNEASSVAVDQDEFLKLLGGIASTDSLVVHIVDLFDFQGSLISGLQRFVGQNPILLVVNKIDLLPPVTNWNRLRNWVQKQAREEGLKVADVVLCSARKNIGFDRVVEAVNTYRQNKDVYVVGATNVGKSTLINRLISDYSDLKRELTVSRYPGTTLDAVHIPLDDGKSIIDTPGIVYAWRMSEIIPRKDLAALLPDKPLKPLTYQLNEKQSLFMGALARFDFLEGERQSFTVNMSSGLTVHRTKLERADELYEQHRGVMLSPPSTEDLETFPAWTRHRLRIPPNTKQDIFISGLGWIQANGKSGAVVDVHAPRGIKVMLRESIL
- a CDS encoding YqeG family HAD IIIA-type phosphatase; the encoded protein is MFKRLLPDQIVNTVFDIDLDELKTRGVRGIITDLDNTLVGAKTPLATPQLVGWLDIVKERGFKVVILSNNNKTRVGKFADPLGIPFIPAARKPAGAAFRRALSLLKLDPGHTVVIGDQMLTDVLGGRRAGLHTILVTPIAPSEEGWATQINRRIEKIALARLRRKGLWPDKGERKS